The genome window AGAAAATATAGGGAAACTCTACTTAGAGACTTCTCAAATGAAATCGCTGGTTTTTATCTCTTTGGCTCTAAGGCAAGAGGGGATTTTAATAAAAAATCCGATATAGATATTCTTATCACTGTTAAAACAGATGATTGGAAGCTCAGAGATAAAATCCGTAGATTGGGTTATGAGTTCGATGAAGATATTGAATACCGATTTTCCATTCTTGTCCT of Leptospiraceae bacterium contains these proteins:
- a CDS encoding nucleotidyltransferase domain-containing protein, with protein sequence MKSLNFLDSKETEALRKYRETLLRDFSNEIAGFYLFGSKARGDFNKKSDIDILITVKTDDWKLRDKIRRLGYEFDEDIEYRFSILVLPESKFDYLKSNNFQFALNVLRDGILI